CAGTGCCCGGAGCATGCCCCAGCTCTGCCAGAATTGTTCTTACTTTTGCAGTTTCCTTGCAGGAGTCCTGGTTTTCATCTTTATTATCGCTCTTGTCTTTATCAATAATGCTTTTAAGGTTCATGCATTACCACCCCCAGGGTAATACAGGGACGTATGGGAGAAAAGGAGAATACGGCCCGAAAAAGTGAATAAGATAAATAAAATAGTATATAATTGAATAAATAATTGATGCTTTTCCTTTTCAGCTTTCTTCAGATTTTTTTATTTTTGGCCCCTCTTTTGTGTCCTGAACAATATAACCCAGTGACTTTATTTTTTCCCTGATAGCGTCAGAAGTTTTCCAGTCTTTTATATTCCGGGCTTCTTCGCGCTCTTCAACAAGCCTGATCACTTCATCAGGAACTTCTTCTCCGCCAGCCTTTGCAAAGATGCCAAAAGTGTCTGAAAACCGCTTATACAGGGCGTGAATCTCTTCCAGAACCTGCATGTTCTTTCCGGTCTCAAGGTATACATTGGCTGTACGCGAAAGTTCCCTGAAAACTGTTATTGCTTTCGGGGTATTGAAATCGTCCTCAAGGGCTTCCCTGAACCGATTCTCAAGTTCAGGAAGGGTTTTAAGGGTTTCCAGGTCTCCGGGACCAGGTTCATCTTCCACATTCTTCAGGGCAAATTCCAGGTTGTCAAGGGTCTCTTTAAGTTTCAGATAATTATTTTTTGCATTTTCTGCAAAGGTTTCGGAATAGTCCAGTTTTTTCCGATAATGCACAGAAAGGAACATGAAACGCACAACCTCGCCACCGTACATTTCGACAATCTCGGGTAGGGTGAAAACGTTCCCTTTAGATTTGCTCATCTTCTCTCCTTCAACTATAAGATGCTCTCCATGAACCCAGTGGCGCACAAAAGGTATTCCTGTTGCCCCCTCTGACTGGGCAATCTCATTTTCATGGTGAGGGAAGATAAGGTCAACGCCGCCGATATGGATATCCAGAGTAGGACCGAAACTGTTCATTGCCATAACCGAGCATTCGATATGCCACCCGGGGCGGATTTTACCCCATGGGCTTTCATAATAGATGCTTCTTTCAATCTCTTCAGGAGCTGAAGCTTTCAGGAGAGCAAAGTCCCTGGGGTTGTCCTTATCATACTCATCCACATCCACAGATGCGCCAATCCTGATACTGTCAAAATCAAGTTTTGAAAGCTTGCCGTAGTCAGGAAAACCTGAAATCCTGTAATACACAGACCCGCCTTTTTCGTAAGCCAGCCCTTTTTCGATCAGCTTCTGTGCAAGCTCAATCATGCCGTCAACATTTTCCGTAGCCCTTGGATAGGCTGAAGCCCGTTTTATATTCAGCATATCAAGGCCCTTAAAGAATTCTGCAGAGTATTTGTCCGTAAAATCCTTAAGAGACATCCCCGCTGCCTTTGAGTCCCTGATAGTTTTGTCGTCTATGTCAGTTATGTTCATTACGAGCTTTACTTTATACCCCAGATACTGAAGTGTCCTGACCACCGTATCCGCCAGCAGAAACGTCCGGTAATTTCCTATATGAGGCATATTGTAGACTGTGGGTCCGCAGGCATAAATCGAAACCTCGCCTTCCTTTAAAGGTTTGAATGTCTCTTTATTTCGTGTCAGGGTATTGTAGACTTGCAGCATTTGGAACGCCTCTGAGAATGAAGATCCTTAAAATGAAAAAAAGCGCATTTCAACGCTTCCAATCTCCTTAAATCAGCCAGATTACCTGTATATCATCTAATTAGCCCTATTTTTTTATTAAATTCAGCTATATTTCTTATTGCTTCCAACTGCTTTATTACTTTTGCAAGAAAAACAATTTTCCGGCTGAAGAGCCTGAAACCCGGAGCAAAACTGAAATTCAGGAAAAACTTTCATCAAACACAGATACTCCAAGCTTTTCCAGAATTTTTCCAAGCCGAAAAAGAGGGAGCCCAACTGCATTAAAAAAATCCCCTTCTATCCTCTCTATAAGGACCGCTCCTTTTCCCTGAGCTGCAAAAGCCCCTGCTTTGTCAAGAGGCTCCCCTGTCCTGACATATACCAGGATCTGTTCGTCATCCATTTCAGACATCCAGACATCAGTTGACTCGGATTCGCTAATTTCCTGAGCACTGTCAAGGTCCAGAACAGTAAGCCCGGTTACTACCCTGAACTTTCTCCCATTCAGCTTTTTGAGCATTTCTTCGGCTTTTTCAGGAAAATTCGGCTTTCCCAGAACCTCACCGTTATAGAGAACCGATGTATCAGCAGAGATAATAATTCCTGAACTGAAGTGTTTTGCAACATCTCTGGCTTTCCCTATGGAGTGCCTGATCAGGAGTTCTTCAGGGGCGAGATCCGGCTGGGGAGGTTCTTCGTAAGAACTGGGGGAGACAAGGAAATTATCTCCGATTAACTGTCTAAGCAGTTCTTTCCGCCTTGGGGATGCAGACGCGAGAATTATCCTGCGCATGGAGAAAAATCTGGATGGATAGGATATATCACTATCCATGAAAAGGTAAGTTCCATGAAAAGGTAAGTTCCATGAAAAGGCAAGTTTTCATTCACTACTGAACGCTTTCAAAGAACTTCCGGACATTGTAGAGGTCTTCGGTTTTTCCGAGGAGGACGCAGGCATCTTTTGCGTGAAGAAGGAAGTCTCCTGCCGGGGTATGGAACATATCCGTGCCTCTGCGCACAGATATTATCGTCACTCCATGCCTTCTTCTGAAATCCAGTTCTGAAAGGGTTTTTTCCTGGAAACTCGAACCCTCTCCTACCTTGAGGACCTGAATATCAATTCCAGGAAGCCCGTCCTTTATACTGAACCCACTGTCAATTCCCGGCTCGACAACCAGTTTTCTCAGTCTTCTGTAACCGTTAGCCCTCAAATCGTTTACCATTTTTTCAATATTTTCCCTGGGGACAAGGTATTTTTCAAGCAGGCGGACAAAAATTTCCACTGAGGTTTCGTATTCTTCAGGAATGATTTCATCTGCGCCCATGGAGTTGAGTCTTTTCATTTCCTGCAGGTCATGCACTTTTACAATTACACAGATATTGGGATTCAGCTCTTTTGCTTTCTCTACAATTTTCCCTGTGGAGGAAGAATCAGCTATTCCTGTTACAAGGACCCTTGCATTTTTAATTCCTGCATGTTCCAGGACAGCTCCGAAGGTTGCATCCCCATACTGGATTTTCTCCCCTTTTGCTTTCTCATGCTGCACAATTTCGGGATTCATTTCAATTATAAGATAGGGGATACCAGCGGCTTTTGCTGCCTTTGAGATCGTCTTTCCGGAAAAGCCAAACCCCACTATAATAAGATGGTCTTTAATCTGGGGCTCGGTCATCTCTTCATTATAAAGGGGCTCGGAATAAATGCCGTTTATCAGCTTCATGCCATGAGTCGTATCTGAGACCTTTTTGACAATGAAATCTGCAGGCCTGTAAGAGGCATTGATCAGGAAAGGTGTAACTCCCATGGTGAGGATTGAAACTGCCAGAAATGTCTGATAGGTTTCTTCTGCAAGAAGGGAGTACTCCAGCCCCAGCCTGGAAAGGACAAAGGAGAATTCCCCTACCTGAGAAAGGGCAAGTCCTGTAAGTATAGTGGTGCGGAGGGGGCAGCCAAGAAGGAAGGTCACAAGACTTCCGGCGATCAGTTTTATGATGATGAGGCTGACCGTGGCAAGAATAATAACAGAAAGGTTGTCAAGCAGGTAGTGGAGATCCAGA
This window of the Methanosarcina mazei S-6 genome carries:
- a CDS encoding Maf family nucleotide pyrophosphatase, with translation MRRIILASASPRRKELLRQLIGDNFLVSPSSYEEPPQPDLAPEELLIRHSIGKARDVAKHFSSGIIISADTSVLYNGEVLGKPNFPEKAEEMLKKLNGRKFRVVTGLTVLDLDSAQEISESESTDVWMSEMDDEQILVYVRTGEPLDKAGAFAAQGKGAVLIERIEGDFFNAVGLPLFRLGKILEKLGVSVFDESFS
- a CDS encoding cation:proton antiporter domain-containing protein, giving the protein MDLSVLAHVDVILGFAILILTIFSKFEVPPVLGFLVTGVLIGPHGLGIMDSGQNMEINAELGVIFLLFTIGVDLSLKDLWNMKKAVLVGGALQILFTTGIVLAVCTNLGFSHSASLFTGLLISLSSTAIVLKVLQDRNEVYTPHGKTSLAILIFQDLAIVPLILITPILAGSSVSFEGSLPNIFFKGSLIILTFILSAKFVVPAIFYHVGKTGSKQLFFVSVVFICLSAAVFTYSIGLSLALGAFLAGIVISGSQYSQQAIGNIMPLKDMFMSFFFVSVGMLLDLHYLLDNLSVIILATVSLIIIKLIAGSLVTFLLGCPLRTTILTGLALSQVGEFSFVLSRLGLEYSLLAEETYQTFLAVSILTMGVTPFLINASYRPADFIVKKVSDTTHGMKLINGIYSEPLYNEEMTEPQIKDHLIIVGFGFSGKTISKAAKAAGIPYLIIEMNPEIVQHEKAKGEKIQYGDATFGAVLEHAGIKNARVLVTGIADSSSTGKIVEKAKELNPNICVIVKVHDLQEMKRLNSMGADEIIPEEYETSVEIFVRLLEKYLVPRENIEKMVNDLRANGYRRLRKLVVEPGIDSGFSIKDGLPGIDIQVLKVGEGSSFQEKTLSELDFRRRHGVTIISVRRGTDMFHTPAGDFLLHAKDACVLLGKTEDLYNVRKFFESVQ
- the cysS gene encoding cysteine--tRNA ligase; translation: MLQVYNTLTRNKETFKPLKEGEVSIYACGPTVYNMPHIGNYRTFLLADTVVRTLQYLGYKVKLVMNITDIDDKTIRDSKAAGMSLKDFTDKYSAEFFKGLDMLNIKRASAYPRATENVDGMIELAQKLIEKGLAYEKGGSVYYRISGFPDYGKLSKLDFDSIRIGASVDVDEYDKDNPRDFALLKASAPEEIERSIYYESPWGKIRPGWHIECSVMAMNSFGPTLDIHIGGVDLIFPHHENEIAQSEGATGIPFVRHWVHGEHLIVEGEKMSKSKGNVFTLPEIVEMYGGEVVRFMFLSVHYRKKLDYSETFAENAKNNYLKLKETLDNLEFALKNVEDEPGPGDLETLKTLPELENRFREALEDDFNTPKAITVFRELSRTANVYLETGKNMQVLEEIHALYKRFSDTFGIFAKAGGEEVPDEVIRLVEEREEARNIKDWKTSDAIREKIKSLGYIVQDTKEGPKIKKSEES